Part of the Bacillus solimangrovi genome, AACAATCATACCACAATTTAAAGGTTTCAATAACATCTTCACATTATGATTTTGGGTGGGAAGGAAAAAGTAACTCAGGTTTTCGTAACTTAGATTACTATTATGCAAGTGATATAAAAAAAGAAAATGATTTGTATATTATTAATGAAATCTTTAATGTCAATACTGGAGCTACCGAAATAAATGGTGAGGTTATACTTACAAGAACTTCTTTTTCCGTAGGAAAAAAGAGAAATGATTGTATTGATAATGAAAAGAAAGATTGGCTTATTCAAAAAATAATAGAACAATATAATTAAGGGTTGTTTTTTAATATGATAAATCCCTTTTAGTTTTGTAAGACGTCTTACTAACAAAATAATTTACAGGGTATTTTATTATCGCAATGTTATTGAAACCTTTAAATTGTGGTATGATTGTTCATGATGAAACATACGTTCGATCATAATGTAAATATCAAAGAACAGGTTACAGTGAAAAAACTTTCCAGCGTTGTTTCGTTGACAAACAGTTTTATGAAATTATTTATATGTCTGATACAGGAGAGATTGTGAAAAGGTGTGTCAAAGTTAATGCAGTCATTGATCGCACTGTAAAAGCCTTCTGCCATCTTAGAAAAGCATCGAGAACATTTAAAATTGATAACATAAGTCCAGGTTTTTCGGTGATAAGAGGAGGAGAAATGGATGGAGCAAATGAGTATGGCACAGAAGAAAGTTTTTGATGCAGTAGTTGAGTTATCTGAGGAATTAAGTTATTCTCCAACGTTTAGAGAAATTGCGGAGAGAGCAGGTTTGAAATCGCAATCCACTGTTTATGGACATATGAAAAAACTTGAGGAAAAAGGTTTTGTCGAATGGGATAAAAGTAAACCGAGGATATTAAAAATAGTAGATACTATCTAGCATAGACGTCAGGAACTAACTGATATGTGTTAGTGTTGAATTTTGGATAACTATGTA contains:
- a CDS encoding helix-turn-helix domain-containing protein codes for the protein MEQMSMAQKKVFDAVVELSEELSYSPTFREIAERAGLKSQSTVYGHMKKLEEKGFVEWDKSKPRILKIVDTI